The following are encoded in a window of Geobacter metallireducens GS-15 genomic DNA:
- the gluQRS gene encoding tRNA glutamyl-Q(34) synthetase GluQRS, with translation MSEQIPDNRSVVGRFAPSPTGPLHLGSLVAAVGSYAMAKREGGLWLLRMEDLDTPRVVPGMADDMFRTLEALGFAWDGEVMWQSRRSDAYSAAFERLLAIGEAYPCGCSRAEIARAASAPHDGEGEVAYPNICRNGLQPGKEPRSYRVKVGSEPIVVRDLVMGEKRYDLSQICGDFVVKRADGLFAYQLAVVVDDADQGVNQVVRGADLLSSTPRQILLQSLLDYETPVYAHLPLVTAAGGGKLSKRDNAVSLAAGLDLAVEGGRLILAALRFLGQRPPESLAGSNGKEVLAWGAANFDIALVPTASAPLSVH, from the coding sequence ATGTCTGAACAGATACCTGATAACCGCAGCGTTGTGGGACGCTTCGCCCCGTCTCCCACTGGTCCCCTTCACCTGGGTTCCCTGGTGGCCGCCGTGGGTAGTTATGCCATGGCGAAGCGGGAGGGAGGACTTTGGCTCCTCCGGATGGAGGATCTGGATACCCCTCGGGTCGTGCCGGGGATGGCGGATGACATGTTCCGCACCCTGGAAGCCCTCGGTTTTGCCTGGGACGGCGAGGTCATGTGGCAGAGCCGCCGGTCTGATGCCTATAGTGCCGCCTTCGAGCGCCTTCTGGCGATCGGCGAGGCCTATCCCTGTGGCTGCTCCCGGGCCGAGATCGCCCGAGCCGCCTCGGCCCCCCACGACGGCGAAGGGGAGGTGGCTTATCCCAATATCTGCCGCAACGGCCTGCAGCCTGGGAAAGAGCCGCGCTCCTACCGCGTGAAGGTGGGGAGCGAACCTATCGTGGTACGGGATCTCGTCATGGGGGAGAAGCGGTATGACCTGTCACAAATTTGCGGAGATTTCGTGGTGAAGCGGGCCGACGGGCTTTTCGCCTACCAACTGGCTGTGGTCGTGGACGACGCCGACCAGGGTGTGAACCAGGTGGTGCGGGGTGCCGACCTCCTGTCATCGACTCCTCGGCAGATCCTGCTCCAGAGTCTCCTCGATTACGAAACACCGGTCTACGCCCATCTTCCCCTGGTTACCGCCGCCGGCGGGGGTAAGCTCTCCAAGCGGGACAATGCCGTGTCCCTCGCCGCCGGCCTCGATCTGGCCGTCGAAGGAGGGAGGCTTATCCTGGCCGCGTTACGCTTCTTGGGGCAGCGTCCTCCTGAATCCCTCGCAGGATCCAACGGGAAGGAGGTTCTTGCCTGGGGGGCGGCCAATTTTGATATCGCCCTTGTTCCCACGGCGTCCGCCCCCCTCTCGGTTCACTGA
- a CDS encoding TerC family protein has translation MEWLTDPQAWIALATLTALEIVLGIDNIIFISILAGKLPREQQEKARVTGLALAMFTRVGLLFSLTWLMGLTAPLFSVVGREISGRDLILIAGGLFLLAKSTMEIHEKLEGDEGHSSTRAAASFAGTIVQILLLDIVFSLDSIITAIGMANKLAVMVLAVIIAVGFMMFFSGNISAFVHKHPTIKMLALSFLILIGVALIGDGLEMHIPKGYIYFAMAFSVGVEMLNMRMRAKGKPVKLHEPYLEEGR, from the coding sequence ATGGAATGGCTTACCGACCCCCAGGCGTGGATCGCCCTTGCTACCCTTACTGCGCTCGAGATCGTTCTCGGCATCGACAATATAATTTTCATCTCTATCCTGGCGGGGAAACTCCCCCGTGAGCAGCAGGAAAAAGCCCGCGTCACCGGTCTTGCCCTTGCCATGTTCACCCGCGTGGGGCTCCTTTTCTCCCTCACCTGGCTCATGGGTCTTACGGCACCGCTCTTCTCCGTGGTGGGCCGCGAGATTTCGGGCCGTGACCTGATCCTCATCGCCGGCGGCCTGTTTCTTCTGGCCAAGAGCACCATGGAAATTCATGAAAAACTGGAAGGCGACGAAGGCCACTCCTCGACCAGGGCCGCGGCGTCGTTCGCCGGGACCATCGTCCAGATCCTCCTCTTGGACATTGTCTTCTCCCTCGACTCCATCATCACCGCCATCGGCATGGCCAACAAGCTGGCGGTCATGGTGCTGGCGGTCATCATCGCAGTGGGCTTCATGATGTTCTTCTCGGGGAACATCAGCGCCTTCGTGCATAAGCATCCCACCATAAAAATGCTGGCACTCTCCTTCCTGATCCTTATCGGTGTTGCCCTCATCGGAGACGGCCTCGAAATGCACATTCCCAAGGGATATATCTATTTCGCCATGGCATTCTCCGTGGGGGTCGAGATGCTCAACATGCGGATGCGCGCCAAAGGCAAGCCCGTGAAGCTCCATGAGCCGTACCTGGAGGAGGGACGGTAG
- the carB gene encoding carbamoyl-phosphate synthase large subunit, whose product MPKRTDIKKILIIGAGPIVIGQACEFDYSGTQACKALKEEGFEVVLLNSNPATIMTDPDFADRTYVEPVTPDVLAKIIEKERPDAVLPTLGGQTALNTAVAVAENGTLEKFGVELIGAKLPAIKKAEDRTLFKEAMEKIGLSVPRSGLAHNYTEAMEVIKTVGFPAIIRPSFTLGGTGGGIAYNMEEYEKMAMGGIDASPTDEILVEESVIGWKEYELEVMRDTADNVVIICSIENFDPMGVHTGDSITVAPAQTLTDKEYQILRDAALKIIREIGVDTGGSNIQFGINPRNGRLVVIEMNPRVSRSSALASKATGFPIAKIAAKLAVGYTLDEIRNDITRETPACFEPTIDYVVTKIPRFTFEKFPAADSTLTTQMKSVGEVMAIGRTFKESFQKALRSLEIGSAGFESRLFTNGDTRRALSAKEQQLVQDKLRVPNWERLWYLGDAFRCGMSIDEIFQFTAIDPWFLHNIKQIIEKEEDLRTVDLAAETRENLAAIVREAKQYGFSDKMLGRFWGKNDEEIRQLRLSLGVKPVFKRVDTCAAEFVAYTPYLYSTYEEECEAEVTDRKKIMILGGGPNRIGQGIEFDYCCVHGVFALGEDGYETIMVNCNPETVSTDYDTSDRLYFEPLTYEDVLSIVDLEKPQGVIVQFGGQTPLKLSVALEKAGVPIIGTSPDAIDRAEDRERFQEMLHKLNLLQPENGTARSFEEAEEVANRIGYPVVVRPSYVLGGRAMEIVYDVENLRRYMTTAVQASPEHPILIDKFLDKAIEIDVDALCDGTEVVIGGIMEHIEEAGIHSGDSACCLPPHSISPELVEEIRRQTTVMALELNVKGLMNVQYAIKDGTIYILEVNPRASRTAPFVSKATGRPLAKIAARIMAGKSLKELGVAGDIVPKHMSVKEAVFPFVKFPGVDTILGPEMKSTGEVMGIGSDFATAFAKAQLGANVKLPRSGKVFISLHDADKKHIVDSAKKLYNAGFRLVATRGTAAYLKEKGVEVEVINKVLEGRPHIVDAIKSGQVCMVLNTTQGAQAVADSFSIRRESLMHNVAYFTTVAGANAAAEGIIAMINGELDVKPLQEYLA is encoded by the coding sequence ATGCCCAAACGTACCGACATCAAAAAGATTCTCATCATCGGCGCCGGCCCCATCGTCATCGGCCAGGCGTGCGAATTCGACTACTCCGGCACCCAGGCGTGCAAGGCGTTGAAGGAAGAAGGGTTTGAGGTGGTGCTGCTGAACAGCAACCCGGCCACCATCATGACCGACCCCGATTTTGCCGACCGAACCTATGTGGAACCGGTTACTCCTGACGTACTGGCCAAGATCATCGAAAAGGAGCGCCCCGACGCGGTTCTCCCCACGCTCGGCGGCCAGACTGCCCTGAACACCGCTGTGGCCGTGGCCGAGAACGGCACCCTGGAGAAGTTCGGGGTTGAGTTGATCGGGGCCAAGCTTCCGGCCATCAAGAAGGCCGAGGACCGGACCCTCTTCAAGGAGGCCATGGAGAAGATCGGCCTTTCGGTTCCCCGCTCTGGCCTTGCCCACAACTACACCGAGGCCATGGAGGTGATCAAGACGGTCGGCTTTCCGGCCATTATCCGCCCCTCCTTCACCCTGGGGGGAACCGGCGGCGGCATTGCCTACAACATGGAAGAGTATGAAAAGATGGCCATGGGGGGCATCGACGCCTCCCCCACCGACGAGATTCTCGTGGAAGAATCGGTCATCGGCTGGAAGGAGTACGAGCTGGAGGTGATGCGCGACACCGCCGACAACGTGGTGATCATCTGTTCCATCGAGAACTTCGACCCCATGGGGGTCCATACCGGCGACTCCATCACCGTGGCCCCGGCCCAGACCCTCACCGACAAGGAGTATCAGATCCTTCGCGACGCGGCCCTCAAGATCATCCGCGAGATCGGGGTCGACACCGGCGGCTCCAATATCCAGTTCGGCATCAACCCCCGGAACGGCCGCCTGGTAGTCATCGAGATGAATCCGCGGGTTTCCCGTTCCTCGGCCCTGGCCTCCAAGGCCACCGGCTTTCCCATCGCCAAGATTGCGGCAAAGCTGGCCGTGGGCTACACCCTGGACGAGATCAGAAACGACATCACCCGCGAGACCCCGGCATGCTTCGAGCCGACCATCGACTACGTGGTGACCAAGATCCCGCGCTTCACCTTCGAGAAATTCCCCGCCGCCGACAGCACCCTCACCACCCAGATGAAGTCTGTGGGTGAAGTCATGGCCATCGGCCGTACCTTCAAGGAGTCGTTCCAGAAGGCCCTCCGTTCTCTGGAGATCGGCTCCGCCGGGTTCGAATCGCGGCTTTTCACCAACGGCGACACCCGTCGGGCCCTCAGCGCCAAGGAGCAGCAGCTTGTTCAGGACAAGCTCCGGGTACCCAACTGGGAGCGGCTCTGGTACCTGGGGGATGCTTTCCGCTGTGGCATGAGCATCGACGAGATCTTCCAGTTCACCGCCATAGATCCTTGGTTCCTTCACAATATCAAGCAGATCATCGAGAAAGAAGAGGATCTGCGGACGGTCGATTTGGCGGCGGAAACCAGGGAAAATCTGGCTGCCATCGTCCGCGAGGCCAAGCAGTACGGCTTTTCCGACAAGATGCTCGGTCGTTTCTGGGGGAAGAACGACGAGGAGATCCGTCAACTGCGCCTTTCTCTCGGCGTGAAGCCGGTGTTCAAGCGGGTTGATACCTGCGCCGCCGAGTTCGTGGCCTATACCCCGTACCTCTACTCCACCTACGAGGAGGAGTGCGAGGCCGAGGTGACCGACCGGAAGAAGATCATGATTCTCGGCGGCGGTCCCAACCGGATCGGACAGGGGATTGAGTTCGACTACTGCTGCGTCCACGGGGTTTTCGCCCTGGGAGAAGACGGCTACGAGACCATCATGGTCAACTGCAACCCGGAAACGGTCTCCACCGACTACGACACCTCCGACCGCCTCTACTTCGAGCCCCTCACCTACGAGGACGTCCTTTCCATAGTCGATCTGGAAAAGCCCCAGGGGGTCATCGTCCAGTTCGGCGGCCAGACTCCGCTCAAGCTGTCTGTTGCCCTGGAGAAGGCCGGGGTTCCCATTATCGGCACCTCTCCCGACGCCATCGACCGGGCCGAGGACCGGGAGCGGTTCCAAGAGATGCTCCACAAGCTGAACCTGCTGCAGCCCGAGAACGGTACCGCCCGCTCCTTTGAGGAGGCGGAAGAGGTGGCCAACCGGATCGGCTACCCCGTGGTGGTGCGTCCCTCCTATGTTCTTGGCGGCAGGGCCATGGAGATCGTCTACGACGTGGAGAATCTGCGCCGTTACATGACCACCGCCGTCCAGGCGTCGCCGGAGCATCCGATCCTCATCGACAAGTTCCTGGACAAGGCCATCGAGATCGACGTAGACGCCCTCTGTGACGGGACCGAGGTGGTTATCGGCGGAATCATGGAGCACATCGAGGAGGCCGGCATCCACTCGGGCGACTCAGCCTGCTGTCTGCCGCCCCATTCAATTTCGCCGGAACTGGTGGAGGAGATCAGGCGCCAGACCACCGTCATGGCACTGGAGCTGAACGTCAAGGGGCTCATGAACGTTCAGTATGCCATTAAGGACGGGACCATCTACATCCTTGAGGTGAACCCCCGGGCCTCCCGGACAGCACCTTTCGTCTCCAAGGCCACGGGGCGCCCCTTGGCCAAGATCGCGGCCCGGATCATGGCCGGCAAGTCCCTGAAGGAGCTGGGCGTTGCCGGCGACATCGTGCCGAAGCACATGTCGGTCAAGGAAGCGGTTTTCCCCTTCGTGAAGTTCCCCGGTGTTGACACGATCCTCGGACCGGAGATGAAGTCTACCGGTGAGGTCATGGGGATCGGTTCCGATTTCGCCACCGCCTTCGCCAAGGCGCAACTCGGCGCCAACGTGAAACTGCCCCGATCGGGGAAGGTTTTCATCAGCCTCCATGACGCCGACAAGAAACATATTGTCGACTCAGCGAAAAAGCTCTATAATGCCGGTTTTAGATTGGTTGCCACGCGGGGTACCGCCGCCTACCTTAAGGAGAAGGGTGTGGAGGTGGAGGTGATCAACAAGGTGCTCGAAGGACGGCCTCACATCGTCGACGCCATCAAGAGTGGGCAGGTCTGCATGGTGCTCAACACCACCCAGGGTGCTCAGGCCGTGGCCGATTCCTTCTCTATCCGGCGTGAGTCTCTCATGCACAACGTGGCTTATTTCACCACCGTTGCCGGAGCAAATGCGGCTGCAGAAGGGATCATCGCCATGATCAACGGCGAACTTGATGTGAAACCGTTGCAGGAATACCTGGCCTGA
- a CDS encoding glutaredoxin family protein: MGRGVVRLFILAGVLIVLLMTLTATGAAGSIGPKGEVTLYFFWGEGCPHCAKARPFLDDLRRKHPGLQVCDYEVLSNRKNVDILMAMAKKRGFEATGVPVFIIGNHVIAGFSEEKARDIEQKVSVELAGREATAPPATNSPPAGETITIPGICTVNPAAMSLPVFTVVIAALDSFNPCAFFVLFFLLSLMIHAHSRNRMALVGGTFVLFSGLVYFLFMAAWLNLFLLTGTLAAVTTAAGIIALMVAVINIKDFFFFEKGISLVIPEEKKPKLFERMRHLVHTGTLPSMLAGTVVLAVAANSYELLCTAGFPMVYTRLLTLRALPSSEYYLYLAFYNLIYVIPLAVIVAIFTATLGSRKLTEWQGRVLKLLSGIMMLMLGLVILLKPTLLNNALASLVLMAVALSVTAIIAVVAHRMSRQTEKPRP, encoded by the coding sequence ATGGGGAGAGGAGTGGTTCGACTTTTCATACTGGCCGGTGTTTTGATCGTGCTGTTGATGACCCTGACCGCCACCGGTGCGGCCGGTTCTATCGGCCCCAAAGGCGAGGTAACGCTTTACTTTTTCTGGGGCGAAGGCTGTCCCCATTGCGCCAAGGCAAGACCATTTCTCGATGACCTCCGGCGGAAACACCCCGGCCTGCAGGTTTGCGACTACGAAGTCCTATCAAATCGCAAGAACGTCGATATTCTCATGGCCATGGCCAAGAAGCGGGGATTTGAGGCAACCGGTGTCCCTGTCTTCATCATCGGCAATCACGTCATTGCTGGCTTCTCCGAAGAAAAAGCGCGGGACATCGAACAAAAGGTCTCAGTAGAGTTGGCGGGCCGGGAGGCTACGGCGCCACCTGCAACAAACTCGCCGCCGGCAGGGGAAACCATCACCATCCCCGGTATCTGCACCGTGAACCCTGCCGCCATGTCGCTGCCGGTCTTCACCGTCGTCATTGCGGCCCTTGACAGCTTCAACCCCTGCGCCTTCTTCGTGCTGTTCTTTCTCCTGAGCCTCATGATCCACGCCCATTCCCGCAACCGCATGGCGCTCGTGGGAGGAACCTTCGTCTTGTTCTCGGGGCTCGTGTACTTCCTCTTCATGGCAGCCTGGCTCAACCTCTTCCTGCTGACCGGCACCCTGGCCGCTGTCACAACGGCAGCGGGAATCATCGCCCTCATGGTGGCTGTCATCAACATCAAGGACTTTTTTTTCTTCGAAAAGGGGATCTCCCTTGTCATTCCTGAGGAGAAAAAGCCAAAACTCTTCGAGCGGATGCGTCATCTCGTCCACACCGGAACGCTCCCTTCAATGCTGGCGGGGACGGTGGTTCTGGCTGTGGCGGCCAACAGTTACGAACTTCTCTGCACCGCCGGATTCCCCATGGTCTACACCCGGCTTCTGACCCTGCGCGCCCTCCCCTCCTCCGAATACTACCTCTACCTGGCCTTTTACAACCTGATTTATGTGATTCCCCTTGCCGTCATCGTCGCCATCTTTACCGCAACACTCGGCAGTCGCAAACTGACGGAGTGGCAGGGGCGGGTCCTGAAGCTCCTCTCCGGCATTATGATGCTCATGCTCGGCCTAGTCATCCTGCTGAAGCCGACCCTCTTGAATAATGCCCTGGCTTCGCTGGTCCTCATGGCGGTGGCCCTCAGCGTCACGGCCATCATCGCAGTGGTTGCACACCGGATGAGTCGACAAACCGAAAAACCCCGTCCTTAG
- a CDS encoding pyrimidine/purine nucleoside phosphorylase: MSEFINVTVVREANVFFNGGVVSRTVIFPDGTKKTLGIMQPGEYTFNTGAPEIMEILTGELDLKLPGSDLWDRIGGGESFEVPANSSFTMKVLSLTDYCCSFLG, encoded by the coding sequence ATGTCTGAATTCATCAACGTAACCGTAGTCCGGGAGGCAAACGTATTCTTCAATGGCGGCGTCGTGAGCCGCACCGTCATTTTCCCCGACGGCACCAAGAAGACCCTCGGCATCATGCAACCGGGGGAGTATACCTTCAATACCGGCGCCCCGGAGATCATGGAGATCCTCACCGGCGAACTGGATCTCAAGCTTCCCGGCAGCGATCTGTGGGACCGGATCGGAGGCGGGGAATCCTTCGAGGTGCCGGCCAATTCCTCCTTCACCATGAAGGTCCTCTCCCTCACCGATTACTGTTGCTCTTTCCTCGGCTAG
- the recG gene encoding ATP-dependent DNA helicase RecG, with protein sequence MPVVTLAENGQLAIPDDLLKDLGIKPGDPVLLEKTSGGILLSRHAPPSPGAVQSRLHESINRKNLETPIQFIKGVGPKLAETLGKKGIATVEDALYLLPNRYEDRRQVVPIARLCPGVTSVFSGEVITADVVSTKGGRRFFEVVVRDASGTISFKWFNFNPAFLKKTWKEGRRGIFTGLVSQFGLQREVHHPDAEWLAEGETVASVMARDPVSFGRVVPVYPLTEGLHQKTLRKVMKGVVDQYASCVESALPLEVAGRQGLLPLSDALRRVHFPDSDADPRGLEEGKDPANRTLVFDEFFFLELGLAMKKRGVTLESGIAFTVSHTYTKPLLKLLPFSLTGAQRRVLAEIKEDMMAPHPMHRLVQGDVGCGKTLVALMAALVAVENGYQVAIMAPTEILAEQHYLNIHRWCDELGVSVTLVTSSLKGKAKKDALERVAGGEAQIVIGTHAVIQDKVEFHRLGLGIVDEQHRFGVLQRGLLRKKGENPDILVMTATPIPRTLAMTVFGDLSLSVIDELPPGRTPIETRICFESRRKQVYGIIRDEVTKGHQAYVIYPLVEESEKSDLKAATQMAEHLANDIFPELRLGILHGRMKPEEKEAVMRSFKAREIDILVATTVIEVGIDVPNATVMVIEHAERFGLSQLHQLRGRVGRGSEKSRCILMAGERLSEDAEKRLRVMESTTDGFRIAEADLEIRGPGDFLGTRQAGIPDFRVANILRDGRILEEARQEAFAVAEVDPELRLPRHDKLRTELARRWGGRLELAGIA encoded by the coding sequence ATGCCGGTTGTTACTCTTGCCGAGAACGGTCAGCTAGCCATACCCGACGACCTTCTGAAGGATCTGGGAATCAAGCCGGGCGATCCGGTCTTACTGGAAAAGACATCGGGCGGCATCCTCCTGTCCCGTCATGCCCCTCCTTCTCCTGGTGCGGTCCAGAGCCGACTCCATGAGTCCATCAACCGCAAGAACCTGGAAACTCCCATTCAGTTCATAAAAGGGGTCGGTCCGAAGCTGGCGGAGACCCTTGGCAAGAAGGGGATTGCCACGGTGGAGGATGCCCTCTATCTTCTTCCCAACCGTTACGAGGACCGCCGCCAAGTGGTGCCCATTGCAAGGCTTTGCCCCGGAGTGACGAGTGTCTTTTCCGGCGAGGTGATTACCGCTGACGTGGTGAGCACCAAGGGGGGGCGTCGCTTCTTCGAAGTGGTGGTGCGGGATGCAAGCGGCACCATCTCCTTCAAATGGTTCAATTTTAATCCCGCCTTTCTCAAGAAGACCTGGAAGGAGGGGAGGCGGGGCATATTTACCGGACTGGTCTCTCAGTTTGGACTCCAGCGCGAGGTGCATCATCCGGACGCCGAATGGCTGGCCGAGGGAGAAACGGTGGCATCTGTCATGGCCCGGGATCCGGTCAGTTTCGGCCGCGTGGTGCCGGTCTACCCCCTCACCGAGGGACTCCACCAGAAGACTCTGCGGAAGGTAATGAAAGGGGTAGTGGACCAGTATGCGTCCTGCGTGGAGAGCGCCTTGCCGCTGGAAGTGGCGGGGCGCCAGGGACTCCTGCCCCTCTCTGACGCGCTCCGACGGGTCCACTTCCCCGACAGCGATGCCGATCCCCGGGGGCTTGAGGAAGGAAAGGATCCCGCCAATCGCACCCTGGTTTTCGACGAGTTCTTTTTCCTTGAGCTGGGGCTGGCCATGAAAAAACGTGGCGTAACCCTCGAATCGGGAATCGCCTTCACTGTCAGCCACACGTACACGAAGCCGCTCCTGAAACTCCTCCCCTTCTCGCTGACCGGGGCCCAGCGGCGGGTCCTGGCCGAGATCAAGGAGGATATGATGGCTCCGCACCCCATGCACCGCCTGGTACAGGGGGATGTGGGATGCGGCAAGACCCTCGTGGCGCTCATGGCGGCCCTGGTGGCGGTGGAGAACGGCTACCAGGTGGCGATCATGGCACCCACCGAGATCCTTGCCGAGCAGCATTATCTGAACATTCACCGCTGGTGCGACGAACTGGGCGTTTCGGTGACGCTCGTTACCTCGTCGTTGAAGGGGAAGGCGAAGAAGGATGCCCTGGAACGGGTAGCCGGTGGGGAGGCACAGATCGTCATCGGCACCCATGCGGTGATCCAGGACAAGGTGGAGTTCCATCGGCTTGGCCTCGGCATCGTGGACGAGCAGCACCGTTTCGGCGTCCTGCAGCGGGGGCTTCTGCGGAAAAAAGGTGAGAACCCCGACATCCTTGTCATGACCGCCACCCCCATTCCCCGGACCCTTGCCATGACTGTTTTCGGCGACCTTTCGCTGTCGGTCATCGACGAGTTGCCGCCGGGGCGGACCCCCATCGAGACGCGGATCTGTTTCGAGTCACGCCGGAAGCAGGTCTACGGCATCATCCGCGACGAGGTGACCAAGGGGCATCAGGCGTACGTCATCTACCCCCTGGTAGAGGAGTCGGAGAAGTCGGATCTCAAGGCCGCCACCCAGATGGCCGAGCACCTGGCCAACGACATCTTCCCGGAGTTGAGGCTCGGCATCCTTCATGGCCGGATGAAGCCCGAGGAGAAGGAGGCGGTGATGCGCTCCTTCAAGGCGCGGGAGATCGATATCCTGGTGGCCACCACAGTCATCGAGGTGGGGATCGACGTCCCCAATGCCACGGTGATGGTCATCGAGCATGCCGAGCGGTTCGGCCTGTCGCAACTCCACCAGCTGCGGGGAAGGGTGGGGCGGGGGAGCGAGAAATCCCGCTGCATCCTCATGGCCGGCGAGCGCCTTTCCGAGGACGCCGAGAAGCGGCTCCGGGTCATGGAGTCCACCACCGACGGTTTCAGGATTGCCGAGGCCGATCTGGAGATCCGGGGCCCCGGCGATTTCCTCGGCACCCGCCAGGCGGGAATTCCCGATTTTCGCGTCGCCAACATCCTGCGGGACGGTCGTATCCTGGAAGAGGCCCGACAGGAGGCCTTCGCTGTGGCAGAGGTGGATCCGGAGCTGCGGTTGCCCCGGCACGATAAGCTCCGGACGGAGCTGGCTCGGCGTTGGGGAGGCCGGCTTGAACTGGCGGGAATCGCATAA
- the greA gene encoding transcription elongation factor GreA, producing MSYSVPMTKESYDSLQEELKRLIREERPRVIQDIAEARSHGDLSENAEYDAAKNRQAFIEGRIQELQGKLARAHVVDLSGLKPDKVVFGATVTLYDTTSEEEVTYKIVGEEEADIKLGKISCTSPVGKALIGHKLDDSVKIKVPSGSVKEYEIIDIKYI from the coding sequence ATGTCCTATTCAGTACCCATGACAAAAGAGAGTTACGATTCCCTTCAGGAAGAGCTCAAGCGTCTGATCCGCGAGGAGCGGCCCCGCGTGATCCAGGATATTGCCGAGGCCCGCAGCCACGGCGACCTTTCGGAGAACGCCGAGTACGACGCCGCCAAGAACCGCCAGGCGTTCATCGAGGGACGCATTCAGGAACTCCAGGGAAAGCTTGCCCGTGCCCACGTGGTTGATCTTTCCGGCCTGAAGCCCGACAAGGTGGTTTTCGGCGCCACCGTCACCCTCTACGACACCACCAGCGAGGAAGAGGTAACCTACAAGATCGTCGGCGAAGAGGAGGCCGACATCAAGCTGGGGAAGATCTCGTGCACCTCGCCGGTCGGCAAGGCCCTCATCGGCCACAAGCTCGACGACAGCGTCAAAATCAAGGTGCCGTCGGGGTCCGTTAAGGAATACGAGATCATCGACATCAAATATATCTGA
- a CDS encoding DUF1858 domain-containing protein, which translates to MSQQFTKDMTFAQALQANPEVAKVLRKYNLGCIGCMGAQNESLEQGCSAHGLDVNEVLKDLNAIGQ; encoded by the coding sequence ATGAGCCAGCAATTCACCAAGGATATGACGTTCGCCCAAGCCCTCCAGGCCAACCCCGAAGTGGCCAAGGTGCTTCGCAAGTACAATCTCGGCTGCATCGGCTGCATGGGTGCTCAGAACGAGTCCCTTGAGCAGGGGTGCAGCGCCCATGGTCTCGATGTCAACGAGGTCCTGAAAGACCTGAACGCTATCGGCCAGTAA